The Shewanella sp. MTB7 genome includes a window with the following:
- a CDS encoding GNA1162 family protein, producing MRLLIAITIALLMSGCQTTTTTKEAAFPDMYSDVNRQTMLIVPVINETTAAEAPDFLNATVAQPLADKGYYVLPVPIVSNIFKEAGIIDGTQLKGIPFSTYKDKFGAESVLFIKLTTWETNYMVISGNVTVGMEYILVSAETNNVLWSYKNTFVLDTSGSSGNLLADLIVTAISTAATDYVPVARRVHVNAVTTLPVGKYHPKYLQDGKVKNVIPELASAPVEKF from the coding sequence ATGCGCTTACTCATTGCAATAACAATCGCTTTACTCATGTCAGGCTGTCAAACCACGACAACAACGAAAGAAGCAGCATTTCCCGACATGTATTCAGACGTTAACCGTCAAACCATGCTCATCGTTCCTGTTATCAATGAAACAACAGCCGCTGAAGCGCCTGATTTTCTCAATGCGACAGTAGCTCAACCTTTAGCAGACAAAGGCTATTACGTGCTTCCAGTTCCAATTGTGAGCAATATTTTCAAAGAGGCTGGGATTATTGATGGCACACAACTAAAAGGAATTCCCTTCTCCACCTACAAAGATAAATTTGGAGCTGAATCGGTACTCTTTATCAAGCTAACAACTTGGGAAACCAACTATATGGTCATTTCGGGTAACGTGACTGTGGGAATGGAATACATATTAGTTTCAGCTGAGACGAATAACGTTTTGTGGTCTTACAAAAATACATTCGTGCTAGATACTTCTGGTTCATCTGGCAACTTACTTGCCGATTTGATCGTAACGGCAATATCAACCGCTGCAACAGATTACGTCCCTGTAGCAAGACGTGTGCACGTTAACGCTGTAACGACACTGCCGGTTGGCAAGTATCATCCTAAGTACCTACAAGATGGAAAAGTTAAAAATGTCATTCCTGAACTCGCTAGCGCTCCAGTAGAGAAGTTCTAA
- a CDS encoding DUF4810 domain-containing protein, with translation MLTKTKYLFLLATTFMFAGCASVTESGYYWGNYSETYYEYIKAPSEQSVTNHLNELNSIVDTSKKKGLKVPPGIYAEIGYITAKRGDSDISVAYYRQEAELYPESAGFIERLISDQK, from the coding sequence ATGCTAACTAAAACAAAATACCTTTTTTTACTTGCTACTACATTTATGTTCGCAGGCTGTGCTTCGGTAACCGAAAGTGGATATTACTGGGGAAACTACTCAGAGACGTACTACGAATATATAAAAGCCCCCTCAGAGCAAAGTGTCACAAACCACCTCAATGAATTAAACAGCATTGTTGATACATCAAAGAAAAAAGGCTTGAAAGTTCCTCCAGGGATTTACGCTGAAATTGGTTACATTACTGCGAAACGTGGAGACAGCGACATCAGTGTTGCTTATTACCGTCAAGAAGCTGAACTGTACCCTGAGTCAGCAGGCTTTATTGAACGCTTAATATCAGATCAAAAATAG
- a CDS encoding CsgG/HfaB family protein, with product MKKRNIFTLAWMAIFCLQAPTFASGLDATSSNTILQQDSSQTFLKRKVAIARFSNETQAANSFLVDSSNNRIGKQAADILSARLADTNKFIMFERLDNDEVNSENVLQGISDSGVAVDYLIVGSVSEFGRSAESTTGIFSQSKIQKAYTKVNVRLVDVTTGRIISSVEGAGEATTETKKTLGAGTSAAFDQSLTDKALSQAISQMISNLVENMTAKPWKSYFLSNEDGTFIISGGEAQGLSQGMELVVYQNGKQVKNPQTGGLISLPGKKVGKIQVLSTYGDDEFEQISFVNIVEGSINDDLSKYYLSDK from the coding sequence ATGAAAAAACGGAACATTTTCACATTGGCATGGATGGCTATTTTTTGCCTTCAGGCCCCAACATTTGCATCAGGCTTGGATGCAACGTCGTCCAACACGATCCTACAGCAAGATTCATCTCAAACTTTTCTAAAGCGTAAAGTAGCAATAGCAAGGTTTTCAAATGAAACACAAGCAGCAAATAGCTTTCTCGTTGACAGTTCTAACAATCGAATTGGCAAGCAAGCAGCAGATATTCTTAGTGCACGCCTAGCTGATACTAATAAATTTATTATGTTTGAGCGCCTTGATAATGATGAAGTCAATTCTGAGAACGTCTTGCAAGGCATAAGTGATAGTGGCGTTGCTGTAGATTACTTAATCGTCGGTTCCGTAAGTGAATTTGGTCGCTCGGCAGAGAGCACTACAGGTATATTCTCTCAATCAAAAATCCAGAAGGCCTATACAAAGGTTAACGTTCGCTTGGTTGATGTCACCACAGGAAGAATAATAAGTTCTGTTGAAGGAGCTGGCGAGGCAACCACTGAAACAAAGAAAACTCTTGGAGCAGGAACCTCAGCTGCATTTGATCAAAGCCTAACGGATAAAGCGTTATCACAAGCGATTTCTCAAATGATCAGTAATCTAGTCGAAAACATGACAGCCAAGCCTTGGAAATCATATTTTCTATCAAATGAGGATGGCACTTTCATTATTTCAGGAGGAGAAGCACAGGGCCTTTCTCAAGGTATGGAATTAGTCGTTTACCAGAATGGAAAGCAAGTGAAAAACCCACAAACTGGCGGCTTAATCTCTTTACCAGGTAAGAAGGTAGGTAAAATCCAAGTGCTATCGACATACGGAGATGACGAATTTGAGCAGATCTCTTTCGTGAATATTGTTGAGGGATCAATTAATGATGACCTATCAAAATATTACCTTTCAGATAAATAA
- a CDS encoding ribosome recycling factor family protein produces MNEKITISLPSLIHRIGRAEVNKAKGIALQYHCELKRVRRSRNWALSGGAISIQFYCAQLKMVGGDEFRYLIQKIETALLDHADKLEPLETKLARLITDTPNITLAELMLITDCTLAEARTARFYTDAW; encoded by the coding sequence ATGAATGAAAAGATCACTATCTCACTCCCTTCTCTTATTCATCGAATAGGCAGAGCTGAGGTCAATAAAGCTAAGGGCATAGCATTGCAGTATCATTGTGAACTTAAGCGTGTGCGCCGCTCTAGAAATTGGGCGCTCTCGGGGGGAGCCATCAGCATTCAATTCTACTGTGCACAACTGAAAATGGTGGGGGGCGATGAGTTTCGTTATCTTATTCAAAAAATTGAAACGGCTTTGCTTGATCATGCCGACAAGTTAGAACCTCTAGAAACTAAGCTGGCTCGGTTGATTACTGATACTCCTAACATTACCTTGGCCGAATTGATGCTTATTACCGATTGCACCTTGGCAGAAGCGAGGACGGCACGTTTTTATACCGACGCTTGGTAA
- a CDS encoding LysR family transcriptional regulator, with product MMLDLIKVFDQVVESGSFSQAAHVPNMAPSSVARNIDNLEALIQTTLFKRSTRQLTLTEEGQYFHLQSTKLVQDADKLLSEMKSSNPEPEGALRISVFESFGNIYLAPLIPKFLKLYPNVQIEIELDNKIIDLNSENIDLAIRIGTPQDSCLKARKLLTNHTSLVASPDYIQRNSKITRPEDLQQHNCLLISHERQRNHWYFSKGKAEKKVSVMGNLISKGGSPLLSAALQGSGVLLLSDWMVKPYIANKQLIELLPGWTATHGAQGSGEIFAIYKAAQYPRPHIRAFLDFLVKQLLLESKKIVAI from the coding sequence ATGATGTTAGATTTGATCAAAGTGTTCGATCAGGTTGTCGAATCAGGAAGCTTCTCCCAGGCAGCACACGTACCCAACATGGCTCCCTCTTCTGTAGCCCGTAATATCGATAATCTGGAAGCCCTAATACAAACCACACTCTTTAAAAGAAGCACCCGTCAGTTAACACTTACTGAAGAGGGCCAATACTTTCACCTGCAATCAACCAAATTAGTGCAAGATGCGGATAAATTACTGAGTGAGATGAAAAGCAGTAATCCTGAACCGGAGGGGGCACTACGAATATCAGTATTTGAAAGCTTCGGTAATATTTATCTGGCTCCGCTCATTCCTAAATTTCTTAAACTCTATCCAAACGTGCAGATAGAGATAGAGTTAGACAATAAGATTATCGATCTTAATAGTGAGAATATCGATTTGGCAATTCGGATTGGTACACCACAAGATAGTTGTTTGAAGGCGCGAAAACTGCTCACTAACCATACCTCTCTTGTTGCCTCACCAGATTATATTCAGCGTAACTCAAAAATAACTAGGCCTGAAGATCTGCAACAACACAACTGTTTACTGATAAGCCATGAGAGACAGAGAAACCATTGGTATTTTAGTAAAGGAAAAGCAGAGAAAAAAGTGTCTGTTATGGGAAACTTAATTTCAAAGGGAGGTTCACCGCTATTAAGTGCAGCCCTCCAAGGAAGTGGTGTACTCTTGTTATCTGACTGGATGGTTAAGCCCTACATAGCCAATAAGCAGCTTATCGAACTCCTACCCGGCTGGACAGCAACCCATGGAGCACAGGGCAGTGGTGAGATTTTTGCTATTTATAAGGCCGCTCAATACCCAAGGCCCCATATTCGTGCTTTTCTTGATTTCTTAGTCAAACAATTACTACTAGAATCTAAAAAAATAGTCGCGATATAA
- a CDS encoding carboxymuconolactone decarboxylase family protein, translated as MTTRIDLAKIDPAALTAMLSVENYLSQTELPVTLKELIKIRASMINQCAYCIEMHTTEALKAGIEQQKLFAISAWRESPLFDEQERAVLALTDEMTLIANSGLSDASYQTCLEQLGEELLAQAMMQVIMINAWNRLALATKMKHSVTSA; from the coding sequence ATGACTACACGTATTGATTTGGCTAAAATCGACCCTGCAGCACTCACCGCCATGCTTAGTGTTGAAAATTACCTTTCACAAACGGAGCTTCCTGTTACGTTAAAGGAATTGATTAAGATACGAGCATCAATGATTAACCAATGTGCTTACTGTATTGAGATGCACACCACTGAAGCACTTAAGGCAGGTATCGAGCAGCAAAAGTTGTTTGCCATATCAGCTTGGAGAGAATCTCCGTTATTTGATGAGCAGGAGCGTGCGGTATTAGCACTGACCGATGAGATGACCCTAATTGCTAACTCTGGTTTATCGGATGCAAGTTATCAGACGTGTTTGGAACAATTGGGAGAGGAGCTGCTTGCACAAGCTATGATGCAGGTGATAATGATCAATGCTTGGAATCGTTTAGCCTTAGCAACCAAGATGAAACATTCAGTGACTAGCGCTTAG
- a CDS encoding NifB/NifX family molybdenum-iron cluster-binding protein, producing the protein MIIAVPLSRDRLAGHFTKAKEIAFYNEQLELVARFDNPALAGGCSAKKAMLTLIKDQGTSIVLVEEIGQRILGKLLAAGISVSQCSRKMELAELFDAAIDLSRRLVDAKQGRECLNHEKKGGCGSRSGDSTGGCGCSGSESEPSVLSQLAPQLSDKPITFAGFRPI; encoded by the coding sequence ATGATTATTGCAGTACCACTAAGTAGAGATAGACTGGCGGGCCATTTTACTAAAGCCAAAGAAATTGCGTTCTATAATGAACAGCTGGAATTGGTAGCACGCTTTGACAACCCAGCATTAGCTGGCGGCTGTAGTGCGAAAAAAGCCATGTTAACCCTGATTAAAGATCAAGGTACATCCATAGTGCTAGTGGAAGAAATAGGTCAACGCATATTAGGTAAGTTGCTTGCTGCGGGCATTAGCGTTAGCCAATGCAGTCGTAAAATGGAGTTAGCAGAGCTGTTTGATGCCGCAATTGATCTTTCCCGTCGCTTGGTTGATGCGAAGCAAGGTCGTGAATGTTTAAATCATGAGAAGAAAGGCGGTTGTGGCAGTCGCAGTGGTGATTCAACTGGTGGCTGTGGTTGCTCAGGCAGCGAGAGTGAGCCGAGTGTATTGTCCCAGTTAGCGCCACAATTAAGTGATAAGCCTATTACTTTTGCTGGCTTTAGACCTATTTAG
- a CDS encoding SDR family NAD(P)-dependent oxidoreductase translates to MTTVVITGGSSGIGLDIARAYTKEGANIILLARNQIRLDNAVSECRALVNTDRQKILSFSVDVTDHILLANTIEEIRSQIGAADILIISAGIVASKRFIEQSDEDFDAIMQTNVIGARAVARAFLPNMIERKTGQICFIGSLGGMISTYGYSAYSASKFAIIGMAGCMRQELAEYKVGVSVVCPPEVNTPMTSKESKHILPQTRFIKDVGGTLQPHTVTKATLKGIANNRFIIVPGVMAKLSYWQARVFPRTFAAFIQLLIRISSR, encoded by the coding sequence GTGACAACCGTTGTAATTACAGGTGGTTCAAGTGGTATTGGACTCGACATTGCTCGAGCCTATACCAAAGAGGGCGCTAACATTATTTTATTAGCACGTAACCAAATCCGTCTAGACAATGCCGTTAGCGAATGTAGGGCTTTGGTTAACACTGATCGACAGAAAATTCTGTCATTTTCTGTCGATGTTACTGACCACATATTATTAGCTAACACGATAGAAGAGATAAGGTCACAGATAGGCGCTGCTGATATTCTAATCATTAGCGCGGGTATCGTAGCAAGTAAACGCTTTATTGAGCAAAGCGATGAAGATTTTGACGCTATTATGCAAACCAACGTCATCGGTGCTCGTGCCGTCGCTCGTGCTTTTTTACCCAACATGATTGAACGTAAAACCGGTCAAATCTGCTTTATCGGCTCTTTAGGAGGGATGATTTCCACCTATGGGTATAGCGCCTACAGCGCATCCAAATTTGCAATAATTGGCATGGCTGGATGTATGCGACAAGAGTTGGCTGAATATAAAGTCGGCGTCAGTGTGGTATGCCCGCCGGAAGTTAACACGCCGATGACCAGCAAAGAATCAAAACACATCTTGCCTCAAACAAGATTTATTAAAGATGTCGGTGGGACGCTACAGCCTCACACGGTAACAAAAGCAACACTAAAGGGCATTGCTAACAATAGATTCATTATTGTACCGGGAGTAATGGCTAAATTGTCTTACTGGCAGGCTCGCGTATTTCCAAGAACCTTTGCTGCATTTATTCAATTACTGATCCGTATCTCCAGTAGGTGA
- a CDS encoding TetR/AcrR family transcriptional regulator: MSKSDKKQAILDTALTLFVSQGFYATSTASIAKQAGVATGTLFHHFPSKDELMKHLFLSIKQEFADAILASINNSGDLKQDAQHLWYSAIQWAMDYPLKQEFFQQYSMSPSIAIEVREQAMNSILSFMGNLMQQGQAQGLFASYPPTLMQDNCHGQYLAATRYFLDNPEKWQVETHKQASFSMFWNAMLQN, from the coding sequence ATGAGCAAATCAGATAAAAAGCAGGCTATTTTAGATACCGCGCTGACACTATTTGTCAGCCAAGGGTTTTATGCAACCTCTACCGCTTCAATAGCAAAGCAAGCAGGAGTTGCGACAGGTACACTTTTTCACCATTTCCCCTCCAAAGATGAACTGATGAAACACCTGTTTCTCTCAATCAAGCAAGAGTTTGCCGATGCAATTTTAGCTTCGATTAACAATAGCGGCGATCTAAAGCAAGATGCACAACACCTTTGGTACAGCGCCATTCAGTGGGCCATGGATTACCCACTTAAACAGGAGTTTTTCCAGCAATACTCCATGTCGCCCTCTATCGCCATTGAGGTTAGAGAGCAGGCTATGAATTCCATATTAAGCTTTATGGGCAACTTAATGCAACAAGGACAAGCTCAAGGACTGTTTGCCTCTTATCCGCCCACTCTGATGCAAGATAATTGCCACGGTCAATACCTAGCAGCCACCCGCTATTTTCTCGATAATCCTGAAAAGTGGCAAGTCGAAACCCATAAACAAGCCAGCTTTTCAATGTTTTGGAATGCAATGCTTCAAAACTAA
- a CDS encoding coniferyl aldehyde dehydrogenase translates to MNMPLQQTDNEADQGINLTELLQSQQQSYRSQPAPTYEHRVTQLNNLKTALLKFKQPLADALNRDYGSRSTDDTLISDIMPCINNVNYSLKNLKKWMKPSHRHAGLLLAPAKINVQYQPLGVVGIIVPWNFPVMLSVGPLITALSAGNRAMLKLSEFTPETNKVITEMLTSIFDKTTVAVVEGEADVAAEFSSLPFDHLLFTGSTTVGRHVMRAAAANLTPVTLELGGKSPVLVAPDMPIDIAVERMIYGKCLNSGQICVAPDYVLVPKAKQAEFITAYQKKFNAMYGKVSDNNDYGSIINKRQFDRLTSVLEDAQAKGAAVVSANGEAINIAKRKIPTQLITNVSDEMTLMQDEIFGPLLPIIGYDSLDEAIAYINDRPRPLALYLMSFNQQTQELVLNHTHSGGVCINETVFHVAADDAPFGGIGPSGMGHYHGKEGFLTLSHAKTVLSRGKFNTGKFVHPPYGTGIQAMLYKLFLR, encoded by the coding sequence ATGAACATGCCACTTCAACAAACTGACAATGAAGCAGACCAAGGCATTAATTTAACCGAGCTACTTCAATCTCAGCAGCAAAGTTATCGCTCTCAACCCGCCCCGACCTATGAACATAGAGTTACACAACTCAATAATCTAAAAACAGCATTGCTCAAGTTTAAACAGCCGTTAGCCGACGCACTCAATCGGGATTATGGCAGTCGCTCAACCGATGACACCTTAATCTCAGATATCATGCCCTGTATCAACAACGTCAATTACAGCCTTAAAAATCTGAAAAAGTGGATGAAGCCGAGCCATCGTCATGCGGGACTCTTACTTGCTCCCGCTAAGATTAATGTCCAATACCAGCCTCTCGGTGTAGTGGGTATTATCGTGCCTTGGAACTTCCCTGTAATGCTCTCCGTCGGCCCTTTGATCACAGCACTCTCTGCTGGTAATCGTGCCATGTTAAAGCTTTCAGAATTCACCCCTGAAACCAATAAAGTGATCACAGAGATGTTAACTAGCATTTTTGATAAAACCACGGTCGCCGTCGTTGAGGGAGAGGCTGATGTCGCCGCAGAGTTCTCTTCACTGCCCTTCGATCACTTGCTCTTTACCGGCTCAACCACCGTTGGGCGTCACGTAATGCGAGCGGCGGCGGCCAACTTAACCCCAGTCACACTCGAGCTCGGTGGAAAATCTCCCGTACTTGTTGCCCCTGATATGCCAATTGATATTGCTGTTGAGCGTATGATCTATGGTAAATGTCTCAATTCAGGACAGATCTGTGTCGCACCGGATTACGTATTAGTGCCAAAAGCTAAACAAGCTGAATTTATCACGGCCTACCAGAAAAAGTTCAACGCCATGTATGGCAAAGTTAGCGATAACAATGACTATGGTTCTATTATCAATAAGCGCCAATTCGACCGCTTAACCTCAGTGCTTGAAGACGCACAAGCCAAGGGCGCTGCAGTGGTCAGTGCCAATGGTGAGGCTATCAATATTGCCAAGCGAAAAATTCCCACTCAACTCATCACCAATGTCAGCGATGAGATGACTTTAATGCAGGATGAGATCTTCGGACCTCTTCTGCCTATCATAGGGTATGACTCATTAGATGAGGCGATTGCCTATATCAATGACAGACCACGTCCACTTGCTCTCTACTTAATGAGCTTTAATCAACAAACTCAAGAGTTGGTACTCAACCACACACATTCTGGTGGTGTATGTATTAATGAAACAGTCTTCCACGTCGCTGCCGATGATGCGCCTTTTGGTGGCATAGGTCCTTCAGGTATGGGCCACTACCATGGTAAGGAGGGATTCCTCACTTTAAGCCACGCTAAAACAGTATTAAGCAGAGGCAAATTTAACACAGGTAAGTTTGTTCACCCACCTTATGGCACAGGTATCCAAGCCATGTTATATAAGCTATTTTTACGCTAA
- a CDS encoding HvfC/BufC N-terminal domain-containing protein, giving the protein MASLKQTQELFMAYILSDKRCDNAQSNELLAFSSLISAKSDEDSQTRLGIYASAYRLRLIETIETDHEMLGIYLGDELFDKMAQEYIKAHPSSYRSLRHFCDALPLFLHDDTFFSQHPILSHIAAFERRLLNAFDAEEQSRASFSELEQLAPEHWPESRFRFHSSVQIFKCQSNAVESWQALKNQQTPPQPDYSIASAWLLWRGEERLTEFISLTEYQLLLLEGFLKGQTLAQQCELMLNYFDEEQAPAKVLQAIRAWFNMGIIRAIA; this is encoded by the coding sequence ATGGCAAGTCTTAAGCAAACCCAAGAACTTTTTATGGCTTACATCCTATCGGATAAGCGCTGTGATAACGCCCAAAGCAATGAGCTTTTAGCCTTCTCCTCCTTAATCTCGGCGAAGAGTGATGAAGATAGTCAAACTCGACTGGGTATCTATGCCAGCGCTTATCGGCTAAGACTAATTGAGACGATAGAGACAGATCACGAAATGTTAGGCATCTACCTCGGTGATGAACTTTTTGACAAGATGGCGCAAGAGTACATCAAGGCTCATCCTTCATCTTATCGCTCCTTGCGACATTTTTGTGATGCCTTGCCCCTCTTTTTACATGACGATACCTTTTTCAGCCAACACCCTATTTTGTCCCATATCGCAGCTTTCGAGCGACGTCTACTCAACGCCTTCGATGCAGAAGAGCAATCGAGAGCTAGCTTCTCTGAACTAGAGCAACTTGCCCCAGAGCATTGGCCCGAGAGCCGTTTTAGGTTTCATTCAAGTGTGCAAATTTTTAAGTGCCAGAGCAATGCCGTAGAAAGTTGGCAAGCATTAAAAAATCAGCAAACACCCCCACAACCTGACTACAGTATTGCCAGTGCCTGGTTACTCTGGCGAGGTGAAGAGCGACTCACTGAATTTATCTCCCTCACCGAATACCAGCTGCTGCTATTGGAAGGGTTTCTGAAAGGGCAGACTTTGGCGCAACAATGCGAGTTGATGCTTAACTATTTCGATGAAGAGCAGGCTCCAGCAAAAGTATTGCAAGCGATACGAGCCTGGTTCAACATGGGGATTATCCGCGCTATCGCGTAA
- the bufB gene encoding MNIO family bufferin maturase, with protein MTETALTQDFLGFGLGLRTHHFDHVLNTRPDIDWFEVLSENYMVAGGKPRYYLDAIAEQYPIVMHGVSMSIGSTDPLDMEYLTALKKLANDVQPKWISDHICWTSIHGVNSHDLLPLPYTEETINHVAKRVRTVQDFLGRRILLENVSSYLSYKDSTMDEWTFLNAVAEQADCLVLLDINNIYVSARNHHFDPVTYLNKIDPKRVQQFHLAGHSDYGNYVIDTHDHDVPDSVWELYRTALARFGAVSTMIERDGNIPEFSGLEQELDIARGIAIKTLPGLQSHLDALDKIGHNRNVFDGKS; from the coding sequence GTGACAGAAACGGCACTGACACAAGATTTTCTTGGATTTGGATTGGGCTTAAGAACCCATCATTTTGATCATGTCCTAAACACTCGTCCCGACATAGATTGGTTCGAGGTCTTATCAGAAAACTACATGGTTGCCGGTGGTAAACCCAGGTATTACCTTGACGCCATCGCCGAACAATACCCTATTGTTATGCACGGCGTGTCCATGTCCATTGGCAGTACCGATCCGTTAGATATGGAGTATTTAACGGCCCTAAAAAAATTGGCCAACGACGTGCAACCTAAATGGATCTCAGATCATATTTGCTGGACCTCCATTCACGGGGTTAATAGTCATGATCTCCTCCCTCTGCCCTACACAGAGGAGACAATTAATCACGTAGCTAAGCGCGTACGTACCGTGCAGGACTTTCTCGGCAGACGAATTCTTTTAGAAAACGTCTCAAGCTACCTGTCCTATAAAGACTCAACCATGGATGAGTGGACCTTTTTGAACGCAGTCGCAGAACAAGCCGACTGCCTGGTGTTGCTCGATATCAACAACATCTATGTGAGCGCCAGAAACCATCATTTCGATCCCGTGACATACCTTAATAAGATCGATCCAAAGCGAGTACAACAATTTCATCTAGCAGGCCATTCAGATTATGGGAATTATGTCATCGACACCCATGACCACGACGTGCCAGACAGTGTTTGGGAGCTCTACCGTACTGCCTTAGCACGTTTTGGAGCTGTCAGTACAATGATCGAAAGAGACGGAAACATTCCCGAGTTTTCAGGCCTTGAACAGGAGCTAGACATAGCCAGAGGTATTGCGATTAAGACCTTGCCGGGGTTACAGTCTCATCTAGATGCTCTTGATAAAATCGGCCACAACAGGAATGTCTTTGATGGCAAGTCTTAA
- the bufA2 gene encoding BufA2 family periplasmic bufferin-type metallophore, which yields MNTKAQATLTGAALALAMAGLTGCASTEKSETTQAAMAKGSSDLVHCYGVNACKGHNDCKTATNACGGHASCKGTGFVAMSAKSCGDVGGKVQDDWVGSIAKTDLVHCYSVNVCKGHNDCKTANNACGGHASCKGTGFVATPAKACADIGGKVGA from the coding sequence ATGAATACTAAAGCTCAAGCCACTCTGACAGGTGCAGCACTTGCACTCGCTATGGCCGGACTCACTGGTTGTGCTAGTACTGAAAAATCAGAGACGACTCAAGCTGCTATGGCAAAAGGTAGCAGTGATCTCGTTCACTGTTATGGTGTCAATGCCTGTAAGGGTCATAACGATTGTAAAACAGCAACCAATGCCTGTGGCGGTCATGCCAGCTGTAAAGGCACTGGCTTTGTCGCCATGTCAGCTAAAAGTTGCGGGGATGTAGGCGGAAAGGTGCAGGATGATTGGGTCGGCAGTATCGCTAAAACAGATCTAGTACATTGCTACAGCGTTAACGTTTGTAAAGGCCACAATGATTGTAAAACAGCCAATAACGCTTGCGGCGGACATGCTAGCTGTAAAGGCACTGGTTTTGTCGCTACTCCAGCAAAAGCTTGTGCTGATATTGGCGGCAAGGTAGGCGCTTAA